In the genome of Meles meles chromosome 2, mMelMel3.1 paternal haplotype, whole genome shotgun sequence, one region contains:
- the NAT8L gene encoding N-acetylaspartate synthetase: MHCGPPDMVCETKIVAAEDHEALPGAKKDALLAAAGAMWPPLPAAPGPAAAPAAPPPAPGPHPRGGAGGAGPPGGRGVYIREFRAAEQEAARRIFYDGIMERIPNTAFRGLRQHPRTQLLYALLAVLCFALTRSLLLTCLVPAGLLGLRYYYSRKVVLAYLDCALHTDMADIEQYYMKPPGSCFWVAVLDGNVVGIVAARAHEADNTVELLRMSVDSRFRGKGIAKALGRKVLEFALVHNYSAVVLGTTAVKVAAHKLYESLGFRHMGSSDHYVLPGMTLSLAERLFFQVRYHRYRLQLREE; the protein is encoded by the exons TGGTCTGCGAGACGAAGATCGTGGCCGCCGAGGACCATGAGGCGCTGCCGGGGGCCAAGAAGGACGCGCTGCTTGCCGCCGCCGGCGCCATGTGGCCCCCGCTGCCCGCCGCGCCCGGGCCGGCCGCAGCGCCCGCCGCGCCCCCGCCCGCGCCTGGCCCCCATCCCCGCGGCGGCGCAGGGGGCGCGGGGCCACCGGGGGGGCGCGGCGTGTACATCCGCGAGTTCCGCGCTGCCGAGCAGGAGGCGGCGCGCCGCATCTTCTACGACGGCATCATGGAGCGCATCCCCAACACGGCCTTCCGCGGCCTGCGGCAGCACCCGCGCACACAGCTGCTCTACGCCCTGCTGGCCG TGCTGTGTTTCGCCCTGACCCGCTCACTGCTGCTGACGTGCCTGGTGCCAGCTGGGCTGCTGGGCCTCCGCTACTACTACAGCCGGAAGGTGGTCCTGGCTTACCTGGACTGCGCCCTGCACACGGACATGGCCGACATTGAGCAGTACTACATGAAGCCCCCGG GCTCCTGCTTCTGGGTGGCTGTGCTGGACGGCAACGTGGTGGGCATCGTGGCGGCACGGGCCCACGAGGCAGACAACACCGTGGAGCTGCTGCGTATGTCCGTGGACTCACGTTTCCGTGGCAAGGGCATCGCCAAGGCACTGGGCCGCAAGGTGCTGGAGTTCGCGCTCGTTCACAACTACTCAGCGGTGGTTTTGGGCACGACGGCCGTCAAGGTGGCCGCACACAAGCTCTACGAGTCGCTGGGCTTCAGACACATGGGCTCGAGTGACCACTACGTGCTGCCCGGCATGACCCTGTCGCTGGCCGAGCGCCTTTTCTTCCAGGTCCGCTACCATCGCTACCGCCTGCAGCTGCGCGAGGAGTGA